A window of Aeromicrobium sp. A1-2 contains these coding sequences:
- the pdxT gene encoding pyridoxal 5'-phosphate synthase glutaminase subunit PdxT: protein MSSPAIGVFALQGDVREHLRALDQLGVPAFTVRRPEELARCDALVLPGGESTTMYKLARTFDLFDPLAERIHGGMPTFGTCAGMIMLADRIEDGIVGQETLGGLDITVRRNAFGRQVDSFEGDIAFDGFADPVHAVFIRAPWVEAVGPEVDVLATVPTGPAAGRIVAVRQGSRMATSFHPEVGSDDRIHRYFVDLVKQS, encoded by the coding sequence GTGTCTTCTCCCGCGATCGGCGTCTTTGCGCTGCAAGGTGACGTCCGTGAGCACCTGCGTGCGCTCGACCAGCTCGGCGTTCCCGCGTTCACGGTTCGGCGGCCCGAGGAGCTCGCGCGATGTGACGCCCTCGTGCTTCCCGGCGGCGAGTCCACCACGATGTACAAGCTGGCACGCACCTTCGATCTGTTCGACCCGCTGGCGGAGCGTATCCACGGCGGCATGCCGACCTTCGGCACCTGCGCCGGGATGATCATGCTGGCCGACCGGATCGAGGACGGCATCGTGGGTCAGGAGACCCTTGGGGGTCTCGACATCACGGTGCGGCGCAACGCGTTCGGACGCCAGGTCGACTCGTTCGAGGGCGACATCGCATTCGACGGATTCGCCGACCCCGTCCACGCGGTGTTCATCCGTGCCCCCTGGGTCGAGGCGGTCGGCCCCGAGGTCGACGTGCTTGCCACGGTCCCGACCGGACCGGCGGCCGGTAGAATCGTCGCTGTTCGACAGGGCAGCCGGATGGCGACCTCGTTCCATCCCGAAGTCGGGAGCGACGATCGCATCCACCGTTACTTCGTCGACCTCGTCAAGCAGTCGTAG
- a CDS encoding signal peptidase I, translating to MEQRGRRRAAAPVRTSWFWQSVLLRIGAVLGAVSLVAAVLCASLGIIPISFRSDSMAPAISSGDLAIARGAPVGDVGPGDVVSVTDRAGGRVTHRIVEVEPYGGSVRLTLKADDSSVPDAETYEVTRVDRVLFAVPLLGFLVGPFHGLIAIVAGGALVACLAFVVVTPRRRVRGTRRS from the coding sequence ATGGAACAGCGCGGTCGACGTCGGGCGGCGGCACCCGTACGAACCAGCTGGTTCTGGCAGTCCGTCCTGCTCCGGATCGGGGCCGTGCTGGGCGCTGTCAGCCTCGTGGCCGCCGTCCTGTGCGCGTCGCTGGGGATCATCCCGATCTCGTTCCGCTCCGACTCGATGGCGCCCGCGATCTCGTCCGGAGACCTGGCCATCGCGCGGGGGGCCCCGGTTGGCGACGTCGGGCCCGGCGATGTCGTGAGCGTGACCGACCGTGCCGGTGGTCGCGTGACGCACCGCATCGTCGAGGTGGAGCCCTACGGCGGCAGCGTCCGGCTGACGCTCAAGGCCGACGACTCGTCGGTGCCGGACGCCGAGACCTACGAGGTCACCAGGGTCGACCGTGTCCTGTTCGCAGTCCCGCTGCTCGGGTTCCTCGTCGGGCCCTTCCACGGGCTTATTGCGATCGTGGCCGGCGGCGCACTCGTGGCGTGCCTGGCCTTCGTCGTCGTCACTCCACGCCGCCGTGTGCGGGGGACGAGACGGTCCTGA
- a CDS encoding signal peptidase I, producing the protein MRATREVFLTFGALLGVVCILATIAGAAFDVKPLVFRSGSMSPAIHTGDLGVSRTVDASTLRRGDIVSVVNSGGNRVTHRLVSTAAQGDARQLTLRGDANRSPDAELYTVTTAEKVLFDIPKAGYAVDAATSPVGLFLLGLYVAGMLALVFRRRPPDGPEDRALVLPPGGSRKAARSKRSKAAFRMSVALGAAVSLTLGSAASAAPWTDPVVISGTTFGAHTVLEPASVTCSGGGLLASLTFTWPNSDLRYEYVVTVEDSGGTVRRTDVISNSGSLVTSQSVTYSFLLLNGILGLPATITIRVRSRLAGSPTWVSNGSTTATGKLLSVLFLGLASSCN; encoded by the coding sequence GTGCGCGCGACCCGGGAGGTCTTCTTGACCTTCGGGGCGCTGCTCGGCGTCGTCTGCATCCTTGCGACCATCGCGGGGGCAGCGTTCGACGTCAAGCCGTTGGTGTTCCGTTCCGGATCGATGTCACCGGCGATCCACACCGGCGACCTGGGCGTGTCGCGGACGGTCGATGCATCGACACTTCGGCGCGGGGACATCGTCTCGGTGGTCAACTCCGGCGGAAATCGAGTCACCCACCGTCTCGTCAGCACCGCGGCGCAGGGCGATGCGCGACAGCTCACCCTGCGCGGAGATGCGAACAGAAGTCCCGACGCGGAGCTCTACACCGTCACGACGGCCGAGAAGGTCCTCTTCGACATACCAAAGGCGGGGTACGCCGTCGACGCCGCGACAAGTCCGGTCGGTCTCTTCCTGCTGGGTCTGTACGTCGCCGGGATGCTGGCTCTGGTCTTCCGGCGTAGGCCACCGGACGGGCCCGAGGACCGGGCGCTGGTGCTGCCTCCCGGCGGATCACGCAAAGCGGCGAGATCGAAACGGTCCAAGGCAGCGTTCCGCATGAGCGTGGCCCTCGGGGCAGCCGTCTCGCTGACGCTTGGATCGGCCGCCTCCGCGGCACCCTGGACCGATCCCGTCGTCATCTCCGGCACAACATTCGGTGCGCACACCGTCCTCGAGCCGGCGTCGGTGACCTGCAGCGGAGGAGGTCTGCTGGCCAGCCTCACGTTCACCTGGCCCAATTCGGACCTCCGCTACGAATACGTCGTGACGGTCGAGGACTCGGGCGGCACGGTCCGGCGGACCGATGTCATCAGCAACAGCGGAAGCCTCGTCACGAGTCAGTCCGTCACCTACTCGTTCCTGCTCCTCAACGGCATCCTGGGTTTGCCGGCCACCATCACTATCAGGGTCAGGTCGAGGCTTGCCGGCTCGCCAACCTGGGTGAGCAACGGGTCGACGACTGCGACCGGGAAGCTCTTGTCGGTGCTCTTCCTCGGACTCGCCAGCAGTTGCAACTAA
- a CDS encoding TasA family protein, which translates to MSSHRDGPNRAGRKLLGSVRARALLSLGVALGIGATGTFAYWTDDVVISGSTFTAGTLDLKVNNADAYATTTLSMTAMVPGNTSAEVLTVKNGGTAALKYSISGVLSGTDVAVYSTNSALRLTVTLGGTKSGTGSASTCTAGTATLVNAVALTSTTTILIPSRGPLAGSPTSAAELLCFQVSFDAAAPTGLQGKAVSATFTATGTSDLS; encoded by the coding sequence ATGTCCAGTCATAGAGACGGGCCGAACCGGGCCGGGCGCAAGCTGCTGGGGTCGGTGCGCGCGCGGGCGTTGCTGAGCCTCGGCGTGGCACTCGGGATAGGCGCGACCGGGACGTTTGCGTACTGGACCGACGACGTCGTGATCTCGGGCTCGACGTTCACCGCCGGAACCCTCGACCTCAAGGTCAACAACGCCGACGCCTACGCCACCACGACGTTGTCGATGACCGCCATGGTCCCGGGCAACACGTCGGCCGAGGTCCTCACGGTCAAGAATGGCGGCACCGCCGCGCTGAAGTACTCGATCTCCGGCGTGCTGAGCGGCACCGACGTCGCGGTGTACTCCACCAACTCCGCGCTCCGGCTGACTGTCACTCTTGGTGGCACGAAAAGCGGCACAGGAAGTGCGAGCACGTGCACGGCCGGGACCGCGACCCTCGTCAACGCCGTTGCGCTGACGAGCACCACCACGATCCTCATCCCGTCACGTGGCCCCCTGGCCGGGAGCCCGACGAGTGCCGCCGAGCTGTTGTGCTTCCAGGTCTCGTTCGACGCTGCCGCGCCGACCGGCTTGCAGGGCAAGGCTGTGTCGGCCACGTTCACTGCGACCGGAACGTCCGACCTGTCATGA
- a CDS encoding LPXTG cell wall anchor domain-containing protein, producing the protein MRAIMCLLAALALVPVVVAPAFADARIGLSRDGVTFAPTLSSTLFDPDLRWVPGDSRTATFYVRNQADEPATLSVDVVGTHIDSLLETGYLTISVRGGGGRWRETSATGTHRLVSEIGVGTGDSARIDVSVAFAPEATNPSQTQNLALAFRILLSQDVEAAVAPDRDGLLPDTGAPASWSFIIGLTLVGAGTILVHKRREEAGTDVQS; encoded by the coding sequence ATGCGCGCAATCATGTGCCTGCTCGCGGCGTTGGCACTCGTGCCGGTCGTGGTCGCGCCGGCGTTTGCGGACGCACGGATCGGCCTGAGCCGCGATGGTGTGACCTTCGCGCCGACGCTGTCCTCGACACTGTTCGATCCGGACCTGCGCTGGGTGCCAGGAGACTCCCGGACGGCGACGTTCTACGTGCGGAACCAGGCCGACGAGCCTGCGACGCTCTCGGTGGACGTCGTCGGCACGCACATCGACTCGCTGCTCGAGACCGGTTATCTGACGATCTCGGTCCGAGGGGGAGGAGGCCGTTGGCGCGAGACATCGGCCACCGGGACCCATCGCCTGGTGTCCGAGATCGGGGTCGGGACGGGTGACAGCGCCAGGATCGATGTCTCGGTGGCGTTCGCACCGGAGGCGACCAATCCGTCGCAGACGCAGAATCTGGCTCTCGCGTTCCGCATCCTGCTCAGTCAGGATGTCGAGGCCGCCGTCGCTCCCGACCGCGACGGTCTCCTCCCCGACACCGGCGCACCCGCGTCGTGGTCGTTCATCATCGGTCTCACGCTCGTGGGCGCCGGAACCATCCTGGTGCACAAGCGCCGGGAGGAAGCAGGCACCGATGTCCAGTCATAG
- a CDS encoding signal peptidase I translates to MSKRRAEGTRIRGWLTQVLAWFVIVAVVLVLAVAVLVPRLAGARPYTILTDSMRPGMPPGTLVVVKPIDAQDIRIGMVVTYQLESGKPAVVTHRVVGQGYDAKGRLVFRTQGDANKVADAKTVRPVQIVGARWYHVRQLGRVTNVIESSQRQMAVTIVAVGLLGYAAAMILGAMRDRWKTPDEPKEPVK, encoded by the coding sequence ATGTCGAAGCGTCGAGCCGAGGGCACCCGCATCCGCGGATGGCTGACCCAGGTCCTGGCCTGGTTCGTCATCGTCGCGGTGGTGCTGGTGCTTGCCGTCGCGGTCCTGGTCCCACGACTTGCCGGCGCGCGTCCGTACACGATCCTGACCGACTCGATGCGCCCCGGAATGCCGCCGGGGACCCTCGTGGTCGTCAAGCCGATCGATGCGCAGGACATCCGCATCGGGATGGTCGTGACGTACCAGCTGGAGTCCGGAAAGCCGGCCGTGGTGACCCACCGGGTCGTCGGGCAGGGCTACGACGCGAAGGGTCGGCTGGTCTTCCGGACCCAGGGCGACGCGAACAAGGTGGCAGACGCAAAGACCGTGAGGCCGGTGCAGATCGTGGGAGCGCGGTGGTACCACGTCCGCCAGCTGGGGAGGGTGACCAACGTGATCGAGAGCTCGCAGCGGCAGATGGCGGTCACCATCGTGGCGGTCGGTCTGCTGGGCTACGCCGCAGCGATGATTCTCGGAGCCATGAGGGACCGTTGGAAGACACCAGACGAGCCGAAGGAGCCGGTGAAGTGA
- a CDS encoding alternate-type signal peptide domain-containing protein — translation MKKSMKGAIAASAAAVLLLGGAGSLAYWTADGTADGGDITAGTLTLTDGTCDTDWAYATGNPGAGDPVVLIVPGDVITKDCTFTLSATGDNLKAEIGAPASVSYTPSTASTSLDLTAATTFDVGGTPIVDGGFVTSANDGDTITATFTVTVPFGTDETGTPQINANDMQGITATLDELTVTLTQVSA, via the coding sequence ATGAAGAAGTCGATGAAGGGTGCCATCGCGGCATCAGCAGCAGCTGTCCTGCTGCTTGGCGGAGCGGGCTCGTTGGCCTACTGGACGGCCGATGGCACCGCCGATGGTGGCGACATCACGGCCGGCACGCTGACGCTCACGGACGGCACGTGCGATACCGATTGGGCCTACGCCACGGGCAACCCCGGCGCCGGCGACCCAGTTGTCCTGATCGTGCCCGGTGACGTCATCACCAAGGACTGCACCTTCACGCTGTCCGCGACCGGAGACAACCTCAAGGCCGAGATCGGCGCGCCTGCGTCGGTCAGCTACACACCGAGCACCGCGTCGACGTCGCTCGACCTGACCGCAGCCACGACCTTCGACGTCGGTGGAACCCCGATCGTCGACGGCGGCTTCGTCACCTCGGCGAACGACGGAGACACGATCACCGCGACCTTCACGGTCACGGTCCCGTTCGGCACCGATGAGACCGGTACGCCGCAGATCAACGCGAACGACATGCAGGGCATCACGGCGACGCTCGACGAGCTCACCGTGACGCTGACCCAAGTCTCCGCCTGA
- the pdxS gene encoding pyridoxal 5'-phosphate synthase lyase subunit PdxS, with protein sequence MSNEATTVGTSRVKRGMAEMLKGGVIMDVVNAEQAKIAEDAGAVAVMALERVPADIRSQGGVARMSDPDLIDGIIEQVSIPVMAKARIGHFVEAQVLQSLGVDYIDESEVLTPADYANHIDKWNFTVPFVCGATNLGEALRRITEGAAMIRSKGEAGTGDVSNATMHMRKIGGEIRRLGSLSEDELFVAAKELQAPYELVKEIAEKGKLPVVLFTAGGIATPADAAMMMQLGAEGVFVGSGIFKSGNPAQRAEAIVKATTFFDDPDVIAKVSRGLGEAMVGINVDEIPEPHRLSERGW encoded by the coding sequence GTGAGCAACGAAGCAACCACGGTCGGCACCTCCCGCGTCAAGCGCGGCATGGCGGAGATGCTCAAGGGCGGCGTGATCATGGATGTGGTCAACGCCGAGCAGGCGAAGATCGCCGAGGACGCCGGAGCGGTCGCCGTCATGGCGCTGGAGCGGGTGCCCGCCGACATCCGTTCGCAGGGTGGCGTGGCGCGGATGTCGGACCCCGACCTGATCGACGGAATCATCGAGCAGGTCTCGATCCCGGTGATGGCCAAGGCCCGCATCGGACACTTCGTCGAGGCCCAGGTGCTGCAGTCCCTCGGTGTCGACTACATCGACGAGTCCGAGGTCCTGACCCCGGCCGACTACGCCAACCACATCGACAAGTGGAACTTCACGGTCCCCTTCGTGTGTGGTGCGACCAACCTGGGTGAGGCGCTGCGTCGCATCACCGAGGGTGCCGCGATGATCCGCTCCAAGGGCGAGGCCGGCACCGGTGACGTCTCGAACGCCACGATGCACATGCGCAAGATCGGTGGCGAGATTCGCCGTCTCGGATCGTTGTCCGAGGACGAGCTGTTCGTCGCGGCCAAGGAGCTGCAGGCACCGTACGAGCTGGTCAAGGAGATCGCCGAGAAGGGCAAGCTCCCGGTCGTGCTGTTCACCGCTGGCGGCATTGCGACCCCGGCCGATGCGGCCATGATGATGCAGCTGGGCGCCGAGGGCGTTTTCGTCGGCTCGGGCATCTTCAAGTCCGGCAACCCGGCGCAGCGTGCCGAGGCGATCGTCAAGGCCACCACGTTCTTCGACGACCCCGACGTCATCGCCAAGGTCTCCCGCGGACTGGGCGAGGCCATGGTCGGCATCAACGTCGACGAGATCCCCGAGCCGCACCGCCTCTCCGAGCGTGGCTGGTAG
- a CDS encoding FAD-dependent oxidoreductase, protein MAHVVTQACCGDASCVFACPVNAIHPTPDEDDFGLAEMLYIDPVSCVDCGACVGACPVGAIVPDTKLQEQQLPFVDVNALFHLGAGREHPSQAPVAPVLAKVPGELRVAIVGSGPAALYAADELLKRPDVEVNVFERLPTPHGLVRAGVAPDHQSTKSIDGLFRQIEDQPGFDYVLNVEVGTDLTHADLAEHHHAVVYATGASQDRSLGIPGEQLPGSGTATAFVAWYNGHPDHADQQIDLSAERAVIVGNGNVALDVARILATDPARLETTDIAEHALEALRGSRVREVVVLGRRGAAQAAFTLPELIGLLGRDDIDVTVEGTDLTEVVDDVVVGQKLSALRAAAARPARPGNRRIVLRFTSSPVEILGEEAVTGVRVVRNRVVERGGALLAEPTEDSEVIETGLVLRSIGYRGVALADMPFDERAGVVPNVRGRVDGIRGAYAVGWIKRGASGFIGTNKSCAHETVEHLVADFNAGLLAEPVGSRRDLAALVRERRPGAIDVDGWRAIDRAERQGGAQQGRPRRKLTRFDELLDASRPAPRPRRRLRGLARR, encoded by the coding sequence ATGGCGCACGTCGTCACCCAGGCCTGCTGCGGCGACGCGTCGTGCGTCTTCGCCTGCCCCGTCAACGCGATCCACCCGACCCCCGACGAGGATGACTTCGGCCTGGCCGAGATGCTCTACATCGACCCCGTCTCGTGCGTCGACTGCGGCGCATGTGTCGGCGCCTGCCCCGTCGGCGCGATCGTGCCCGACACCAAGCTGCAAGAGCAGCAGCTGCCGTTCGTCGACGTCAATGCGCTGTTCCACCTGGGTGCTGGTCGGGAGCACCCCAGCCAGGCTCCCGTCGCGCCGGTGCTGGCCAAGGTTCCGGGAGAGCTGCGAGTCGCAATCGTCGGCTCGGGGCCGGCAGCGCTCTACGCCGCGGACGAGCTGCTCAAACGGCCCGACGTAGAGGTCAACGTCTTCGAACGGCTCCCCACACCCCACGGTCTCGTACGGGCTGGGGTGGCTCCGGACCACCAGAGCACCAAGTCGATCGACGGACTGTTTCGTCAGATCGAGGACCAGCCGGGCTTCGACTACGTGCTCAACGTCGAGGTGGGCACCGACCTCACGCACGCGGACCTCGCCGAGCACCACCATGCCGTCGTGTACGCCACCGGCGCCTCGCAGGACCGCAGCCTGGGCATTCCGGGGGAGCAGCTGCCCGGAAGTGGCACGGCGACGGCTTTTGTGGCTTGGTACAACGGCCATCCCGATCACGCTGACCAACAGATAGACCTGAGCGCCGAGCGTGCCGTGATCGTCGGCAACGGGAATGTGGCCCTGGACGTGGCCCGCATCCTGGCCACCGACCCGGCTCGCCTGGAGACCACCGACATCGCCGAACATGCACTCGAAGCGCTGCGGGGGAGTCGGGTACGCGAAGTCGTCGTTCTGGGCCGCCGCGGCGCGGCCCAGGCAGCGTTCACGCTCCCCGAGCTGATCGGCCTGCTGGGTCGCGACGACATCGACGTCACGGTCGAGGGGACGGATCTGACCGAGGTCGTCGACGACGTCGTGGTGGGTCAGAAGCTGTCGGCCCTTCGTGCCGCTGCCGCCCGTCCCGCCCGGCCGGGCAACCGCCGCATCGTCCTCCGCTTCACGTCCTCGCCGGTTGAGATCCTCGGTGAGGAAGCCGTGACCGGCGTCCGGGTGGTGCGCAACCGGGTGGTCGAGCGAGGAGGCGCCCTGCTGGCCGAGCCGACCGAGGACTCCGAGGTCATCGAGACAGGCCTGGTGCTTCGCTCGATCGGCTATCGCGGCGTGGCACTGGCGGACATGCCGTTCGACGAGCGAGCCGGTGTCGTCCCGAATGTCCGCGGTCGCGTCGACGGCATCCGCGGCGCGTACGCCGTCGGCTGGATCAAGCGGGGGGCCAGCGGGTTCATCGGCACCAACAAGTCGTGTGCGCACGAGACCGTCGAACATCTGGTCGCTGACTTCAACGCCGGACTGCTCGCGGAGCCGGTCGGCTCGAGGCGCGACCTTGCGGCGCTGGTCCGCGAGCGGCGGCCCGGGGCGATCGATGTCGACGGGTGGCGGGCGATCGATCGTGCCGAGCGCCAAGGGGGCGCCCAGCAGGGTCGCCCGCGCCGCAAGCTGACCCGGTTCGATGAGCTGTTGGACGCGTCCCGACCGGCACCGAGGCCCCGGCGCAGGCTGCGTGGTCTGGCTCGTCGCTAG
- a CDS encoding diiron oxygenase has product MSQTIDQPTGELPEIPVDVSPEMYAEILEGLSQASVDRHFDAFIDVPWDHEDFQVRPDDPRWVLPADVDPLGAHPWYQAQPLARQIEIGQWRQANILKVGLQFENMLIRGIMQYVFTLPNGSAEYRYLTHEATEECHHTQMFQQAVNRIGVDVVGMPWLMRKVAGILPWAASATPFAFFIGVLAGEEPIDHTQKGILRSGKNLPPVLSRIMEIHVAEEARHISFAHHYIRRNAPRLGRVEKLVVSLLFPVIMRVLCDVIMVPSKAFRKEFGIPREVMKDLYWRAPESRQRLQELFGDVRMLAEQSGLRQGRLARLMWRLCRIDGRPSRYRSEPPVAFSQG; this is encoded by the coding sequence ATGTCGCAGACGATCGATCAGCCCACTGGCGAACTGCCCGAGATTCCGGTCGATGTCTCCCCGGAGATGTACGCCGAAATCCTGGAGGGCCTCTCGCAGGCCTCGGTCGACCGGCACTTCGACGCCTTCATCGACGTGCCGTGGGACCACGAGGACTTCCAGGTGCGCCCCGACGATCCTCGTTGGGTCCTGCCGGCGGACGTCGACCCACTCGGGGCGCATCCCTGGTACCAGGCGCAGCCGCTGGCCCGGCAGATCGAGATCGGGCAGTGGCGCCAGGCCAACATCCTCAAGGTCGGGCTGCAGTTCGAGAACATGCTGATCCGCGGCATCATGCAGTACGTCTTCACGCTCCCCAACGGCTCGGCGGAGTATCGCTACCTCACACACGAGGCGACCGAGGAGTGCCACCACACGCAGATGTTCCAGCAGGCCGTCAATCGCATCGGGGTTGACGTCGTGGGCATGCCGTGGCTCATGCGCAAGGTCGCCGGGATCCTGCCGTGGGCGGCCTCGGCCACTCCGTTCGCGTTCTTCATCGGGGTGTTGGCCGGCGAGGAGCCGATCGACCACACGCAGAAGGGCATCCTCCGCAGCGGCAAGAATCTCCCGCCCGTGCTCTCGCGCATCATGGAGATCCACGTTGCCGAGGAGGCGCGCCACATCTCGTTCGCGCACCACTACATCCGCCGCAATGCGCCGCGACTGGGCCGGGTCGAAAAGCTCGTGGTCTCGCTGCTGTTCCCCGTCATCATGCGGGTGCTGTGCGACGTGATCATGGTGCCGTCCAAGGCGTTCCGCAAGGAGTTCGGCATCCCGCGCGAGGTCATGAAGGACCTCTACTGGCGGGCGCCGGAGTCCCGTCAGCGCCTGCAGGAGCTGTTCGGTGACGTCCGCATGCTCGCCGAGCAGTCCGGGCTCCGGCAGGGTCGCCTCGCTCGGCTGATGTGGCGCCTGTGCCGCATCGACGGGCGCCCGTCCCGCTACCGCAGCGAGCCGCCCGTCGCGTTCTCGCAGGGCTGA
- the pgsA gene encoding phosphatidylinositol phosphate synthase, with protein sequence MLERFRQFWSNVWAPLGDLLLRLGVKPDWVTWVGTIGVSAGALWFFPRGQFFVGVLVITAFVFSDIIDGYMARKSGQSSKWGAFLDSSLDRVADAAIFAGLVIYYSRDGAETDLGGADLYLALSLACLVLGNLTSYTRARAEGLGMTAKGGIAERADRLVAILVMTGLSGLFDAPFLREITLWALAVASGITVAQRMLIVRKQAVIKPEL encoded by the coding sequence ATGCTCGAACGATTTCGTCAGTTCTGGTCCAACGTGTGGGCGCCGCTCGGCGACCTGCTGCTGCGGCTCGGGGTCAAGCCCGACTGGGTGACCTGGGTCGGCACGATCGGCGTGAGCGCCGGCGCCCTGTGGTTCTTCCCCCGCGGACAATTCTTCGTCGGCGTGCTCGTCATCACGGCTTTCGTGTTCAGCGACATCATCGATGGCTACATGGCGCGCAAGTCCGGCCAGTCGTCCAAGTGGGGTGCCTTCCTCGACTCGAGCCTCGACCGGGTTGCGGACGCCGCGATCTTCGCCGGCCTGGTGATCTACTACTCCCGCGACGGAGCAGAGACCGATCTCGGCGGTGCGGATCTCTACCTCGCGCTGAGCCTCGCTTGCCTCGTGCTGGGCAACCTGACCTCGTACACCCGGGCCCGGGCCGAGGGCCTCGGCATGACGGCGAAGGGTGGCATCGCCGAACGGGCGGACCGGCTCGTCGCCATCTTGGTGATGACCGGACTCTCGGGTCTGTTCGACGCCCCGTTCCTGCGCGAGATCACGCTGTGGGCACTCGCGGTGGCCAGCGGGATCACCGTGGCGCAGCGCATGCTGATCGTCCGCAAGCAGGCTGTGATCAAGCCCGAGCTGTGA
- a CDS encoding HIT domain-containing protein, which produces MTPPSEDEQDGVGEHDAFERLWTPHRIVYIKGEGKPATGDEADCPFCLIPAMDDVEGLIVHRGETAYAVLNLYPYNAGHLLVCPFRHVADYTDLTAAETAEVAAMTQQAMRTVREVTSPQGFNLGMNQGNVAGAGIAAHLHQHVVPRWGGDANFMPVIGQTKIMPQLLGETRELLAAAWPKE; this is translated from the coding sequence GTGACGCCGCCTTCCGAGGACGAGCAGGACGGTGTGGGGGAGCACGATGCCTTCGAGCGGTTGTGGACCCCTCACCGGATCGTCTACATCAAGGGTGAGGGCAAGCCCGCGACCGGCGACGAGGCCGACTGCCCGTTCTGCCTCATCCCGGCGATGGATGACGTCGAGGGGCTCATCGTGCACCGTGGCGAGACGGCGTACGCCGTGCTCAACCTGTATCCGTACAACGCCGGGCACCTCCTGGTGTGCCCGTTTCGACATGTCGCCGACTACACCGACCTCACCGCTGCCGAGACCGCCGAGGTCGCCGCGATGACGCAGCAGGCGATGCGCACCGTGCGTGAGGTGACGAGCCCGCAGGGCTTCAACCTCGGGATGAACCAGGGCAACGTTGCCGGGGCCGGTATCGCGGCGCACCTGCACCAGCATGTCGTCCCCCGCTGGGGTGGCGACGCGAACTTCATGCCGGTCATCGGCCAGACCAAGATCATGCCGCAACTGCTGGGCGAGACCCGCGAGCTGCTCGCGGCCGCCTGGCCCAAGGAGTAA